From the Dehalococcoidia bacterium genome, the window ACTCGGTTCGCACGCCCAAGCGCTCGGCGATGGCATCATATATGTTCTTGCGGTCGTGGACAACAACAACCACGATGGCCTCGGCGGGCAGCGCGCGCAATACGTTCCGGAAGGCGGCTACCATATCTTCGACATACTGGCGCACACCCCGCTCCGAGTTTCCCTTCCAGGGCGCTCCGATCTCGGCCTCCCGCTGCTCAGGGAGCCCCAGCAACTCGAAGGCATAACGATGCTGCTCATGATAATCAATGAGACCCACGTATGGCGGCGAGGTAATGACCATGTCGCAGGGCGGAAACTCTACCTCGCGAGCGTCGCCCTGGATAACGGTGACCCTGGCATCAGTCTTGATAGCAGCGAACTGTTCGATGCGCCGCAGCGTATCCAGGCTGTAGCGCTGCAGAAACTTCAGCGCCTCGTCCGTCGGCTGACAGATACGCCGGTGCTTGTGACAGTAGTATGGTGCCGTTACCGGCTCCCTGGGAAAGTCCAGCTCGTAGTGGGGTGCTAGCCGCGCCGACCGCGCGGCCCGCGATAGGACTACTCGCAGCACGTCCTGATAGCGATAGCGTGCGATGAGCTGGCGGTAGGCCAGCAACTCGCGCCGTGCCCGTGGAGAATACCACGTGCGCAAATACTCGCTGGCCAGTTCGTCCAGATGCAGCTGTGGGGTCACCCTTAAGTTATCGCGCAAGCGCTTGAGGATGTCGTGAATTTCGCGCTCCAGCGTGGGCAGGTCGTATGTCTCGGTCTTGACCCGCGACAGCAAACAGTTGAAGGGCGATATGTCGCAGCCGACGGCCTCGATGCCCAGGGCGTTGGCCTCCACCAGCGTGGTGCCGGAGCCGCAGAAGGGGTCGCAGACCACCCGCGGACGGTATTTGCGCAGGAAGATCTCGACCAGTTGGGGAACGAACTTGCCTAGATAGGGGTGTAGGCGGTGGACGTGTTTCGTGCGTTCCCTTTCGGGCAGGTCCATTTCGCGCCAGTTCAGGTTAAGGTCTTCCAGCTTCGTTTCCGGGGTGACGGCAGAGAACTGCGTGAAGGGTTCGCCGTCGTAGGGGGGGTTACCCGTGATGCCCAGGCGCCTGCGCGTATAGATGACCTGCGTCGTCACAGGGCGTCCTCCCTTAGAACGTTTGTCCCCATTCTACACGGTTCCGTGTAGCTGTCAACCCCCCGACCCCGAACCCTGGCGAACAGCGCCCATCAGCACGTACCCCGGCAGGCCCGCCTGCACCTGGGCTGCCTGCCCCTCTTCCGCCACCAGCACCAGGCCGATGCCCATGTTGAAGACGCGCCACATTTCGTCGTCGGGGACGCGGCCCCGCTCCTGTATCAGGCGGAAGATGGGCGGCACCTCCCAGGCCCCACGGTCTATCACCGCCCGCAACCCGGGCGGCAGTATCCGCGCCAGGTTGGCCTCGATGCCGCCCCCCGTCACGTGGGCGATGCCCTTCACCAGCCTGCGCACCGACATCACCTCGCGCAGGTAGCAACGGTGAGGGCGCAGCAGCTCCTCGCCCAGAGTGCAGCCCAACTCCGGCACGTACTCCTCCAGGCGACGTCGCTCCGCCGCCTCGTCTTCGCCGATGCCCACCCGGAAGACGCGGCGCACCAGCGAGTAGCCGTTGGTGTGCAGGCCGCTGGAGGGCAGGCCCAGGAGCACGTCGCCCGGCGCGATGCGGGAGCCGTCTATCAGCTCGTCGCGCTCCACCACGCCCACCACGAAGCCGGCCAGGTCGAAGTCGCCCGGACGGTAGATGTCGGGCATGTCGGCTGTCTCGCCGCCCAGGAGGGCACAGCCCGCCTCGCGACAGGCCTCGGCCATTCCCCGCACCAGGGCAACCTTCGCCTCCTCCGACAGGCCGTGAGAGGCGATGTAGTCCAGGAAGAAGAGGGGCTCGGCGCCCACCGTGAGGATGTCGTTCACGTTCAGCGACACCAGGTCGCGGCCGATGGACTCGTAGGCGCCCATGAGGGCGGCCAGCCGCGCTTTGGTGCCCACGCCATCGCAGGAGGCCACCAGCACCGGGGCGCGACGCCCCGTCAGGCGGAAGAGGCCGGCGAAGGGGCCCACGTCAGCCAGCACTTCGGGACGGCGGGCCGTGCGAGCTATTTCGGCGATGCGGGCCTTCAGCCGCCCGGCGGCCTGCAGGTCGACGCCGGCAGCGGCATAGGTCATCTCCCCTGACATGGGCTAGCGACGGTCCCGCTCCCAGCTCCAGCCGGCCAGGGCAGGCTCCCGCTGGGAGGCCTCGACGGGGCGCTCGAAGGCCAGCTTGTCCATCTGGAGCTGGACGGGCATGGGGTAGTCGCCGCTGAAGCAGGCGGTGCAGAAGCTCTCTCGCGCCTGGCCCACCGCCCGCATCAGCCCCTCCATGGAGAGGTAGCCCAGCGAGTCGGCGCCGATGTGCTGGCGGATCTCCTCCACCGTCTTCTCGTTGGCGATGAGCTCCCAGCGGGTGGCCATGTCTATGCCGAAGGGGCAGGGATGGCGGATGGGCGGCGAGCAGATGCGCATGTGCACCTCTTTCGCCCCGGCCCGCCTGAGCATCTCCACCACCTTGGGTGTAGTGGTGCCGCGGACGATGGAGTCGTCCACCACCACCAGCCGCTTGCCGTCGATGACCTCACGCAGGGGGTTGAACTTGAGATAGACGCCCACGTCCCGCAGCCGCTGGTCGGGCTGGATGAAGGTCCGCCCGACGTAGCGGTTCTTGACCAGCCCCTCGGCATACGGGATGCCCGACTGATGGGAGAAGCCGATGGCCGCCGGCGTGGCCGAGTCCGGCACGCCGATGACCAGATCAGCCTCCACCGGGTGCTCCCGGGCCAGCTCGCGGCCCATGGCCATGCGCACGGGGTAGATGAGCTGCCCCCGCAGGTGGGAGTCGGGACGGGCGAAGTAGATGAACTCGAACACGCACAGGGACGGCTTCTCGGGAGGCACCGCCTGGAAGAGCTGCAGCCCGTGACCGTCCACCAGCGCCGCCTCCCCCGGGCCCAGCTCCCGCAGCAGCTCCGCCCCCAGGTGGTCAAGGGCGCAGGTCTCGGAGGCTACCACGTAGCCGCCATTGAGCCTGCCCAGGCACAGGGGACGGATGCCCCATGGGTCCCGCATGGCCAGGAGGGCATGGGGCGTCAGGGCCACCAGCGAATACGCACCCTTCAGCACCCGCATCACATTGGAGACCCGCTCCCGCCAGTCGCTGCCCGGGGCCGAGGCCAGGAGATGGGCAATGACCTCCGTGTCGGTGCTGGTGCGGAACTGGAAACCCATCTCCTCCAGCGTGTAGCGCAGGACGTCGGCATTGACCAGATTGCCGTTGTGGGCCACCGCTAGAGGGCCGTGGGCACCCCCCACCAGGATGGGCTGGGCGTTGGGCAGGCAGGAGGAGCCGGTGGTGGAGTAGCGCGTGTGTCCGATGGCGATGTGGCCGGGCAGGTGGCGCAAATCGTCCTCGTCGAACACCTGCGACACCAGTCCCATACCCAGGCGCACGTGGATGCTTTTGCCGTCGGCGGTGGCGATGCCGGCCGACTCCTGGCCGCGATGCTGGAGGGCGTAGATGCCGTAGAAGGTGAGCCTGGCTACGTCTTCGCCGGGGGCGTAGACCCCGAAGACGCCGCACTTCTCGCGAAAGCCGCTATGGTCGCTCATGCGCCCCTTGGGCACCACCGCAGGGGACAGGTCCACCGGCCTCCGCCACACGAAACGAGAGGACGATAGCGAGCCATATGGCAGCGGGCCCCGACCCCCACCGGCGCCCTACATTTTACCACCAACGTGACATGGCTACCAGCGCCACCGTTACATCCCCAGGGACGCCCACCCGACGTGCTCGCTATAACGCGGCGCTCATTGGCCTTCCCGATGACGCCATTGACAGCCCGGAAACGATTCCTATCATCTGCCTGAGAGGATGGCCATGGGCAGACCCCGCTACGACGGCTTCTGGGGGAGGCGAGTCGACCGCCGCCACTTCCTGCGCCTCGCCGCCCTGAGCGCCGGGACAGCCGCCCTGGTAGCCGCCTGTGGCCGGGGGCCTTCCTCTCGGCCGGCGACCTTCGCCACCGAGACCCCGACCCCCACGGGGCCCTTTCCCCGCGTCTCGGGGCCTATAGAGGGCGGCCGGCGGGGCATGCCCTTCAACTATCCCGCCGTCGACCTGGCCTCGCGGGGATACGTCGCCCAGGAGTTCTTTCTGGAGGGCGAGGCCACTTCCTACCGTCCGGCCCCTGGGGCGACCCTGGGGAACGACGGGCTGTGGAGGGCCGAGCCTGCCGATACGGCCCCCTACCGCACCCGTATTCTGGTGGTGCGGCCGCTGGACGACTCTCGTTTCAACGGCACGGTGCTGGTCAACTGGCAGAACGTCACCGCCGGTTTCGAGATCGGCACCGTCGGCGAGGGGGAGATCCTGAGGGGCTACGCCTGGGTAGGCGTCTCGGCCCAGAGGGTGGGCGTAGAGGGGTTCGCCAGTCCGGAGGCCCGCAGTCCCCTGGGTCTGGGCACCGACCAACACTTGAAGGCGTGGGACCCCGAGCGCTACGGCAGCCTCCAACACCCGGGAGACCCCTACTCTTACGACATCTTCACCCAGGCGGCCAGAGCGGTGGGGCCGCAGCGGCCTCGCACCACCCCCGACCCCATGGGTGGTCTCACGGTGCGGCGGCTGGTGGCCACAGGGCTGTCCCAGTCGGCCGCGCGCCTGCGCACCTACATCAACGCTGTGCATCCCCTGGTGGGGGTGTTCCAGGGCTTCATCCCCTACCTGGACTTCGGGTGGGGCATCCGCCTCGACGAGCAGTCGGTGCCCGACGTGTCGGGGGTGGACCCACGCATACGGGTGCCCACGGTCATCCGCCAAGACCAGCCGACGCCGGTGATGGTGGTCAATTCCGAGACGGAGACCGTCAGCTACTATGCCGTCCGCCAGCCCGACAGCCCCAGCTTCCGCTTCTGGGAGGTGGCGGGGACGTCCCACGCCGCCTTGCCCAGGGGGACACAGCTGGGCGGCGTCACCGCCCCCAACTGGCTCTCGGTCACCCCCGTCTACCACGCGGCGGTGCGGCACATGCACAACTGGCTGGTGCGGGGCACTCCGCCCCCCGTGCTGCCCAGGATAGAGGTCGAGCCGGGCAACCCGCCCCGCATACGCCGCGACGCCCGCGGCAACGCCCTGGGCGGGATCCGACTGCCGGAGCTGGAGGCCCCCATCGGCGAGCATCGCGGAGTGGGCGAGGGTGGCAGCCTGCTGGCCATCCTGGCCGGCTATTTCCGCCCGTTCACCTGTCGGGAGCTGGCCAGCCTGTACACCAGCCGCGAGGCCTTCGTGCGGGCCTACCAGCAGGCTGTGGACGCCGGGGTGGCCGCGGGCTACATCCTCCCCGAGGATGCCGCAGCCATGAAGGAGGCCGCCGCCAGGACCGACATCTTCGCCAGCTGCCCTGCCGGCTGAGGCCATCACCCCGCGTCCGTCCAGGGGGTGGCGTAGCGGGCGAGGGCGTCCACGGCGGGGGCGAGGCCCAGGCCAGGAGCCTGAGGGAGGGCCATGCAGCCGCTTCCCGTCGTGAGGGCGCCCCCGGCAAGGTCGTCGGCCAGAAGGGTGAGCGTCCCCAAACCCGCCGCCAGGGGAGGGCCGGGCAGGGCGCAGGCCAGGTGCAGGCAGGCCGCCGTGCCTATCGCCGTCTCCAGGGCAGTGGTCACTACAGCCTTCGCCCCCATCCGCTGGCACAGCCGGGCGCAGGCCAGGGAGCGTCCCAGGCCCCCCAGGGCCGAGGGCTTCAGCACCAGCACATCGGCCGCGCCGGCCTCCAGCAGGGCACGGGCCGCATCCAGGTCGGTCACGTCCTCGTCGGCCGCAATGGGCACGCCAGCCTCCCGTCGGAGGCGGGCCATATCGGCCCACCTGCCCGGGGGCAGGGGCTGCTCTATGTACTGGAGGCCGAACGGGGACAGGGCAGCGATGGCCCTGGCTGCCTCCTCGATCCGCTGCCAGGCGCCGTTGGCATCGGCCCGCAGCGCCATTTCGGGGCCTGTCGCCTCCCGCACCGCCCGCAGTCGCTGCACGTCCCGCTCCAGGGGGAGGGCGCCCACCTTGATCTTCAGACAGCGGTAGCCCTGGGCCGCTGCCTTTCGGGCCTGGCGGAAGCAGTCCCAGGGGTCTTCGGCCGATACGAGGGCGTTCACCGTCACGGCGTCGCGGGCCTCGGGCGAGAGCAGGCGGGCCAGAGGCACTCCCCTGGCCCGGGCCGCGGCGTCCAGCCCAGCCGTCTCCAGAGCGAAGGCCAGGGGCGACGGAAGCTTCGCGGCGGCATCGGCTACGGCGTCCAGCTCCGATCCCTCGAGGCACGGTGCGACCGCCGCGAGGGCGGAGGCCAGCTCTTCCACTCCAGGCCCGTGCCACGGGACAGGAGCAGCCTCTCCCAGTCCCTGGAGACCGCCCTCGGCCTCCAGCCGCACCAGCAACCCCTCGCGCAGCGCCATCTCGCCGCGGGCGGTGCGCAGGGGCACCCGCAAGGGCACGCGGTAGCGGCACCAGGAGATGCGCAGCACCCTCACAGCGCCAGCCCCAGGGCCAGCAGCGCGCCCAGCAGCAGGTGCAGCCTGGCGGTGGCCACCAGCAACCGATTCAGTCCCCTGCCCGAGACACCTCGCAGCACGCTCCACGCCAGGCGGGCGGCCAGAGGCGAAGAGAGCCAGGGCAGCAGCGCCCAGGGTCCGCCGCCGGTGGCTGCGAGGGGGACGCAGAGGGCATAGGCCGCCAGCAACAGGGCAACGTAGTAGAGGCGGGTCGACGGGTCGCCCAGCAGGACGGCCAGGGTCACCTTCCCGGCACGGCGGTCCGAGTCCAGATCGCGCAGATTGTTGACGGCCAGGATGGCGGTGACGGTGCAGGCCACCGGCAGCGAGGCGAGAAAGGCGATGACGTCCACCCGTCCCGTCTGCAGGTAATAGGTCCCCATGACCGCCATGACGCCGAAGGTGAGGAAGCAGACGGCGTCGCCCAGAGCGCGGTAGCCGTAGGGCCACGGGCCGCCCGTGTAAGCGATGCCCGCCACCACCGCCACAGCGCCCATGAGGAGCACCGGCCAGCCGCCTTCCCAGGCCAGATAGAGGCCTACCAGGGCAGCCAGAGCGAAGGCGGCCAGAGCACCCCGGCGCATGGCCGCTGGCGCGATGAGGCCCAGGGCCACAGCCCGCGGCGGGCCAAGGCGGTCGGCGGCATCGGCGCCCCGCTCGTAGTCAGCCACGTCGTTGGCGAAGTTGGTGCCCACCTGCACCAGGACGGCCGCCACCAGGGTGGCGGCCAGGATGCCGGGGCGAAACCCTTCCTCCCAGGCAGCGCCCGCCCCTACCAGCACCGGCGTCAGAGAGGCCGTGAGAGTGGGGGGACGAGCGGCCAGCAGCCATGCCCGCCACCCATGGGACACTGGCCCAGCGCGCGAGGGCGCCCCAGCCATGGCACCTCACCAGGGGTGGGCGCGGAAGCGCGAGAAGTCGGGCGGCCGCTTCTCCAGGAAGGCCCGCGTGCCCTCTTCGGACTCCTCGGTGGCGTAGTAAAGGGCGGTGGCGCCGTGGGCCAGGTTCTGAATGCCGTAGACGTGGTCGGTGTCGGCGTTGAAGGCGTGCTTGAGGAAGCGAAGGGCAGTGGGCCCCCTCTGAAGCAGCTCCCGCCCCCAGGCAACCGCCTCCTCCTCCAGCCGCTCGGGCGGCACCACCACATTCACCAGGCCCATCTCCAGCGCCTCCTGGGCCGAGTAGCGGCGGCACAGATACCAGATCTCCCGAGCCTTCTTCTCCCCCACGATGCGGGCCAAGTAGATGGCGCCGAAGCCAGCGTCGAAGCTGCCGTATTTGGGGCCGATCTGGCCGAAGACGGCGCGGGTGGAGGCGATGGTCAGGTCGCAGAGGACGTGCAGCACGTGCCCGCCGCCGATGGCGTAGCCGTCCACCACGGCGATGACAGGCTTCGGTATCTCGCGGATAAGGCGGTGGAGATGGGTCACCTGCAAGCGGGGGCGGCCGTCGGCGTCCAGGTAGCCGCCGCCGGCCCTCACCCGCACGTCGCCCCCGCTGCAGAAGTTCCCGCCAGCCCCCGTCAGCAGCACCACGCCGATGCCAGTGTCGTACCACGCATGGGTGAAGGCGTCCCGCATCTCGTCGATGGTCAGAGGGCGGAAGGCGTTGAGCACCTCGGGACGGTTGATGGTCACCCTGGCTATGCCACGGGCGTCTTCTTCCCCGTGCTCGTAGATGATGTCCTGATAGTGACCCACCCTTCGCCATGCTATGGCCATGCTCTCACCTCCTACTGGGGACGGTTCCTCTCGAGGAAGTCACGGACGATGCTGGCGAAGCGCCGTGGGCGCTCCAGGTGCACGGTATGCCCCGCCCCCGGCACCACCGCCAGCTCGCCCCGGGGCAGGGAAGCCGCCATGCGCCGTCCGATGTCGCAGTAGCGCTCGTCCAGGGCACCCACGATGACGAGGGTGGGCGCCCGCACCTCCGACAGCCGCCGCCACAGCGGCTCCTGACGCCCCACGCTCATACCGCGCAGGGCAGCAGCCAGGCCCACGGGGCTGTGGGAAAGGCGCTGCCGCCTCAGCCGCTCCCGCACCGTCGCCGGCAGGCGGGACTGACTGGCGAAGAGGGGCTGGGCCTCCCACAGCCTCACGAAGGCCTCCAGCCCCTCCTGCAACAGCTGCTCGGCCAGGGAGTCGTCGCGGCGGACGCGAGCGGCCCGCTGCCTGGGGTCGACGATGCCTGGCGAGGCGCTCTCCAGCACCAGCGCCCACAGCCGCTCTCCCAGGGCCAGGGCCAGGTGGAGGGCTAGGCGGCCACCCAGGGAATATCCCACCACCGCCACGCGACCGATGCCCAGGGCGTCCAGCAGCGCCACCAGGTCGGACACGCAGCGGGGAAAGGCGTAGCGAGAGGGGTCAGCGGGGGCATCGGAGCGGCCATGGCCCAGCAGGTCCACTGCCACGGTGCGAAACCCCTGCCAGCGGGAAAGGAAGGGGAGCCAGGTCTCGACGCTGCCGGTAAAGCCGTGCAGAAGCAGCACGGCGGGGCCTTCCCCCCTCTCCTCCACATACAGGGCCACATCGCCCACGGGCACCCTCACGCCCATCCCATCGCCTCCAGATAGCGACGGGCCCGCGCCGACACCTCGCGCCACAGGCGTCGGTGCAGCTCCGCATTCCAGGCGCGATCGCTACGCACCTGGACGATGGTCGGCCGACGGCGGCAGAGGGCCTCCCGCACCGTCCGCCCGAAGCCCTCCCAGTCGGCCAGCTCGTGGAAGTCGAGGCCGAACATCTCGGCGGCAGGACGGAAGTCGAGGCCGTGGGGCATGGCGAAGAGCTCCTCCAGCTCCTCCTCCCCCTCCTGGGGCAGGAAATGAAAGATGGCGCCGCCGTCGTTGTGCAGCAGCAACACCAAGGGCGACAGGCCGTGGCGGCGCACCGCCAGCAAGCCGTTCAGGTCGTGGTAGAAGGACGTGTCGCCCACGGCCAGGGCCAGAGGCCCATCCCAGACGGCGCAGGCCCCCAGAGCGGTGGACACTACCCCGTCGATACCGCTCGCGCCGCGGTTGCCCAGCACCAGCAGCCGACGACCATCGCCGGGGCAGAAGGCGTCCAGGTCGCGGACGGGCATGCTGTTGCCTACCACCAGGGCAGCGCCGTCGGTCAGCAGGCGGACCAGGTCCCGCAGGGCGCGCGGCTCGTTGGGGGCCATCTCTCGGTCCAAGAGGACGTCGAGGGCCTCCCCCGCCAGGGCGTCCAGCTCTCGCCAGGCCTTCGCCCAGTCGCCATCGGCTGGGCGGTGGCCCAGGGAGGCGACAGCCTGGGCCAGGGCGAAGCAGAAAGCCGTCGGGTCGACGTGGAAGGCCTCGCTGGCAACGAAAAGGGGGTCGGGCCAGCCCTCTTCGTCCACCAGCACCTGTAGGGCGCGGCGGTGCCGCTGCAAATAGGCATGGACGGGCCTAGGGGTGGGAAGGGCACCCAGTCGCAGCACCGCCTGCGGCGCCAGGGCGGCAGCCACCGCCTCGTCCTGCAGCAGCGCCAGATAGCGGTCCACCGCCAGGGGAGAGCGGTGGGCGCCCCAGCGCGCCTGGGACTGGGGGTCGGCCAGCAGGGGCCAGCCCAGGGATTGGGCCACCGTCGCTGCCGCTTTCGGCAACTCGGGGTCGGACTGGGGCCCGCAGACGACCAGGCCCCGCTCCGCGCCCGCCAGCTCCCTGGCCAGGGGCAGCAGCTCCTCGGGGGTGGGGCGCCGCGGGGCCGAGCGGACAGTGACGAAGGGAGGGTCGTCGCTGACGACCGTCGCCTCGCCCCGCGCCGGCAGTAGCGGCTCACGGAAGGGGAAGTTCAGATGGACGGGTCCAGCCGGTCGACCGCGGGCGATGGCCGCCGCCCGCGAGGCTAAGGTGCGGGCGTAGCGGACAGCCTCCGGCGTAGCCTCGGGCAGGGGGACGTCGAAATGCCAGCGGACATGGCGGCCATACAGGCCCGGCTGGACGATGGTCTGGAGGGCCCCTGCCTCCCGCGCCTCCGGCGGCCGGTCGGCCGTCAGCACCAGCAGGGGAGTGCGGGAATAGAATGCCTCCACCACCGCCGGCAACAGGTTGGCCGCCGCGGTGCCCGAGGTGACCACCACCGCCACCGGCTCTCGCAGGACCTTGGCCATGCCCAGGGCGAAGAAGGCGGCCGACCGCTCGTCCAGGTGCGTCCAGAGCCGGAAGCCGCCGTGGCGTTTCAGCAACAGCGCCAGGGGGGAAGAGCGGGAGCCGGGGCAGACGCAGGCATGCCTGACCCCCGCCTGGGCCAGGGCGTCCACGAAGGCGCCTACGAAGGCCATCAGCGCCTCGGCTGTCATGCCGCCCCCAACGCCTCCAGCATGGCCCGCAGCTTCAGCCGCGATTCTCGCTCCTCCCTATCGGGGTCGGAGGCGGCGGTTATGCCGCAGCCGGCATAGAGGAGGGCCTCGCCGCGGCCTACCAGGGCAGAGCGGATGGCCACAGCCAGCTCGCCCCCACCGCGTTCGTCCAGCCAGCCCACTGCCCCGGCATACCAGCCGCGGTCGAATCCCTCCAGGCGGGCAATGAGGGCCAGGGCCGCCTCCCTGGGGTATCCGGCCACGGCCGGCGTGGGATGAAGCCTCTCGGCCACCTGGAGCAGGTGCAGGGGCCGGGCCAGCTCCCCCTCCACAGGCGTGTACAGGTGCTGTATGTTGGCCAGCCGCCGCACCGATGGGGCCTCGGGCACGCGCAGATCCCGGCAGAGAGGGGCCAGGGCCTCACGGGCCGCTTCCACCACCAGGGCGTGCTCGCGCCGCTCCTTGGGGTCTGCCAGGAGGCGGGCAGCCAGGGCCTCGTCCTCCGAGGGGGTGAGGCCGCGAGGGGCCGAGCCGGCCAGACAGTCGGCCCTCACCAGGCCATCGCGGGCCTCCAGCAACCTCTCGGGGGTAGCTCCCAGGAACCAGCGCCCACCCCTGCCCATGGCGAAGAGGGTGCAGCCAGGATAGCGGGCCCGCAACCTCTGCAGGGCCGGTCGGGGGTCGAAGGGGCCGCTGCAGTCCAGGGAGAGGCGACGGGCCAGCACCACCTTCTCGGCCTCGTCGGCTCGCAGGCGCGCCACGGCCTCGGCCACTGCCGGGCGGAAATCGTCGTCCCAGCGAGGTGGCCCCACACGGGGCGGGTCACAGGCAGCGGGCGGCATCGCCAGCGATCGCTCCAGGTCCCTAACCTCAGCGCCGAAGAGGACGGCCCAGGATCTCTCGGGGAGGCGCACGAGCAGCAGGCGGGGCACCCACCAGCAGGAGTCGGAGAAGGGCCGCCAATGGGCCTCGCGGGCGGGCCTGGGCTGAAAGGCGAAACCACCCACGGCCACGGGCGTCCCGGGAGGCAGTTCGCCCGGAAGGGCCCGCCGCCACCAGCGCACCGCCGTCCCCAGCCGCCGGGGGCCGCGCGGCCGCACCTCCCTCGCCGCCCCCAGGGCCAGGATGGCCACCCCGCGGGAGGGCTGCTCCCAGTAGAAGGCCGGACCCGCCATCGCCGACAGGAAGGTCAGCAAGTCCAGGGGCGGCAGTGGCCTCACGAGCGGGACCGACAGGCGGACAGGGTCACCTACGGACGCCAGCAAGGCAGGCCTCAGGAGGCGAGGTGTCGGGCGGCCTCCTCTGCCGGGAGGCCGACGCTGCGCAGGAATAGGGCCCGCAGGTGCGGATAGGCCTCTTCCAGGCGGCGGGGCTGTCCCGTCTGCAGCCAGTGGACGATGACCTCGGCCACAGCCCCGAACCAGGCGCGGGCCGTCAGCTCGGCGTCCAGGGGGCCGATGATGCCCTGGGACACGGCCTCCTCCAGACAGCCCCTCACCAGGGCGGCGCAGCGGTCGCGCAGAGCGGTCACCTCGGCCTGGAAGCGACGCCCGGCCCCGTAGCCCTCCAGCAAGAGGATGCGGGCGAGGGCGCGGTGGCGGGAAAAGGTGAGCAGAACGGTCCTGAGGGCGGCATCGGCCCGGGTTACGGGGTCGGGGGCGGCAGCCATAGCCGCCTGGGCCTTCTCCAGTAGACGATGGCCGGCGTAGCGCAGGAGGGCAAGGAAGAGGTCCTCCTTGCTGGGAAAGTGGAAATAAAGGCCGCCTTTAGAAGTGCGGGAGGCGCGGGCCACCTCGTCCATGGTGGCAGCGCCGTAACCGCGACGGGCATAGACCCGCAGGGCCGCCTCCAGGATGCGGCGCTGACGTTCTCGGGCTCGCTCCTGCGTCACGGGCCTTTCCAGAACCGACTGGTCGGTCGCCTTTCATCCTACCTGACGGGAGCTGTGGGGTCAACGTTCTGGTCGGGGC encodes:
- the menH gene encoding 2-succinyl-6-hydroxy-2,4-cyclohexadiene-1-carboxylate synthase, with translation MGVRVPVGDVALYVEERGEGPAVLLLHGFTGSVETWLPFLSRWQGFRTVAVDLLGHGRSDAPADPSRYAFPRCVSDLVALLDALGIGRVAVVGYSLGGRLALHLALALGERLWALVLESASPGIVDPRQRAARVRRDDSLAEQLLQEGLEAFVRLWEAQPLFASQSRLPATVRERLRRQRLSHSPVGLAAALRGMSVGRQEPLWRRLSEVRAPTLVIVGALDERYCDIGRRMAASLPRGELAVVPGAGHTVHLERPRRFASIVRDFLERNRPQ
- a CDS encoding isochorismate synthase, with the translated sequence MLASVGDPVRLSVPLVRPLPPLDLLTFLSAMAGPAFYWEQPSRGVAILALGAAREVRPRGPRRLGTAVRWWRRALPGELPPGTPVAVGGFAFQPRPAREAHWRPFSDSCWWVPRLLLVRLPERSWAVLFGAEVRDLERSLAMPPAACDPPRVGPPRWDDDFRPAVAEAVARLRADEAEKVVLARRLSLDCSGPFDPRPALQRLRARYPGCTLFAMGRGGRWFLGATPERLLEARDGLVRADCLAGSAPRGLTPSEDEALAARLLADPKERREHALVVEAAREALAPLCRDLRVPEAPSVRRLANIQHLYTPVEGELARPLHLLQVAERLHPTPAVAGYPREAALALIARLEGFDRGWYAGAVGWLDERGGGELAVAIRSALVGRGEALLYAGCGITAASDPDREERESRLKLRAMLEALGAA
- a CDS encoding TetR/AcrR family transcriptional regulator produces the protein MTQERARERQRRILEAALRVYARRGYGAATMDEVARASRTSKGGLYFHFPSKEDLFLALLRYAGHRLLEKAQAAMAAAPDPVTRADAALRTVLLTFSRHRALARILLLEGYGAGRRFQAEVTALRDRCAALVRGCLEEAVSQGIIGPLDAELTARAWFGAVAEVIVHWLQTGQPRRLEEAYPHLRALFLRSVGLPAEEAARHLAS
- the menD gene encoding 2-succinyl-5-enolpyruvyl-6-hydroxy-3-cyclohexene-1-carboxylic-acid synthase, which produces MTAEALMAFVGAFVDALAQAGVRHACVCPGSRSSPLALLLKRHGGFRLWTHLDERSAAFFALGMAKVLREPVAVVVTSGTAAANLLPAVVEAFYSRTPLLVLTADRPPEAREAGALQTIVQPGLYGRHVRWHFDVPLPEATPEAVRYARTLASRAAAIARGRPAGPVHLNFPFREPLLPARGEATVVSDDPPFVTVRSAPRRPTPEELLPLARELAGAERGLVVCGPQSDPELPKAAATVAQSLGWPLLADPQSQARWGAHRSPLAVDRYLALLQDEAVAAALAPQAVLRLGALPTPRPVHAYLQRHRRALQVLVDEEGWPDPLFVASEAFHVDPTAFCFALAQAVASLGHRPADGDWAKAWRELDALAGEALDVLLDREMAPNEPRALRDLVRLLTDGAALVVGNSMPVRDLDAFCPGDGRRLLVLGNRGASGIDGVVSTALGACAVWDGPLALAVGDTSFYHDLNGLLAVRRHGLSPLVLLLHNDGGAIFHFLPQEGEEELEELFAMPHGLDFRPAAEMFGLDFHELADWEGFGRTVREALCRRRPTIVQVRSDRAWNAELHRRLWREVSARARRYLEAMGWA